In one Propionispora vibrioides genomic region, the following are encoded:
- a CDS encoding TetR/AcrR family transcriptional regulator: MKHNPEITAQTRKNLMDAFWDLYSKEGIKKTSVRDIVGKAGYNRSTFYEYFTDVYDVLEQIEASILPDIEKHQNIIMKTGVRLPLKHLTEVYSQNKKYFVVLLGKNGDPTFQEKIKNVYKALLRPHLQSLGADDFILECTLEYAISAFLGVMTYCFTQEEDPDIEKMVQLLWSLMNDGVIKNFKWNVSNSDGLQYGL, encoded by the coding sequence ATGAAGCATAATCCTGAAATTACCGCGCAAACAAGGAAAAACCTGATGGATGCGTTTTGGGACCTGTACAGCAAAGAAGGGATTAAGAAAACATCAGTGCGAGATATCGTCGGTAAGGCAGGGTACAACCGAAGCACATTTTATGAATATTTTACCGATGTCTACGATGTGCTGGAGCAAATAGAAGCCTCTATTTTACCGGATATAGAAAAGCACCAAAACATCATAATGAAAACGGGTGTTCGTCTGCCACTCAAACATCTTACCGAGGTGTACAGCCAAAATAAAAAGTACTTTGTTGTCCTATTAGGGAAAAACGGCGATCCTACTTTTCAAGAAAAAATTAAAAACGTATACAAAGCATTGTTACGGCCGCACCTTCAATCACTCGGTGCGGATGACTTTATATTGGAATGCACGTTGGAATATGCGATATCCGCTTTCCTTGGGGTGATGACGTATTGCTTTACGCAGGAAGAAGACCCGGATATCGAAAAAATGGTCCAACTCCTGTGGAGCCTTATGAACGACGGCGTGATAAAAAATTTTAAATGGAATGTCTCAAATAGTGATGGATTACAATACGGATTATAA